The Nocardia arthritidis genome has a window encoding:
- a CDS encoding enoyl-CoA hydratase-related protein, with protein sequence MAEFVTVELPEGEARGVAVLRIARPPMNLLTTQVVREVAAAAAALATDPRVAAVVVYGDERVFSAGDDFAELAELDADRACAMAADLQRALGCLAGLPQPTVAAISGYCLGGGLELALGADRRIIGDNVKLGLPQIKAGLIPLAGIRRLTLLIGPSAAKDLVYTGRFVEPDEASALGLVDEVVPPDDVYTAALAWARQFVDGPSRALAAAKAVFEAGPHGLDRARTEWAELFHTEDRTVGTRSYVADGPNSAAFVGR encoded by the coding sequence ATGGCCGAATTCGTGACCGTTGAGCTGCCGGAGGGCGAGGCGCGCGGCGTCGCCGTGCTCCGGATCGCCCGCCCGCCGATGAACCTGCTCACCACGCAGGTGGTGCGTGAGGTGGCGGCCGCCGCGGCTGCGCTCGCGACGGATCCGCGGGTGGCCGCGGTGGTCGTATACGGCGACGAGCGCGTCTTCTCGGCCGGTGACGATTTCGCGGAGCTGGCCGAACTCGATGCGGACCGGGCCTGCGCCATGGCCGCCGACCTGCAGCGCGCACTGGGCTGTCTGGCCGGGCTGCCGCAGCCGACGGTTGCGGCGATCAGCGGCTACTGCCTCGGCGGCGGGCTCGAACTCGCGCTCGGCGCGGACCGCCGCATCATCGGCGACAACGTCAAACTCGGCCTGCCGCAGATCAAGGCGGGCCTCATCCCGCTGGCGGGCATTCGGCGGCTGACCCTGCTGATCGGGCCGTCGGCGGCCAAGGATCTGGTGTACACGGGGCGGTTCGTCGAACCCGACGAGGCGTCGGCGCTCGGGCTGGTCGACGAGGTGGTGCCGCCGGATGATGTCTACACGGCCGCCCTGGCCTGGGCCCGCCAATTCGTCGATGGGCCGTCCCGCGCGCTGGCCGCCGCCAAGGCGGTATTCGAGGCGGGCCCGCACGGTCTGGATCGCGCGCGCACCGAATGGGCCGAGCTGTTCCACACCGAGGACCGGACGGTCGGCACGCGCTCGTATGTGGCCGATGGGCCCAACTCGGCGGCGTTCGTCGGGCGATGA
- a CDS encoding acyltransferase: MTSMWGAPLRARWRGSRRRDPQQARFLTLASLRWVLANRAYTPWYLVRYYRLFKFKAANPHIVLRGMVFLGRRVEIHATPELGRMEIGRWVHIGDGNAIRCHEGSLRIGDKVVFGKDNVVNTYLDIEIGESTLVADWCYICDFDHKMDDITMPIKDQGIVKSPVRIGPDTWIAAKVTVLRDTRVGRGCVLGAHAVVKGEIPDFSIAVGAPAKVVKNRKAAWEAGAEERAKYLAALADIERKKNGTTKTA, encoded by the coding sequence GTGACGAGCATGTGGGGCGCACCGTTGCGCGCGCGGTGGCGGGGCTCGCGCCGCCGGGATCCGCAGCAGGCGCGATTTCTGACCTTGGCGTCGCTGCGCTGGGTGCTCGCCAACCGCGCGTACACGCCCTGGTACCTGGTGCGCTACTACCGGCTGTTCAAATTCAAGGCGGCCAACCCGCACATCGTCTTGCGCGGCATGGTTTTCCTCGGCCGCCGGGTGGAGATCCACGCGACGCCCGAACTGGGCCGGATGGAGATCGGCCGCTGGGTGCACATCGGCGACGGCAACGCCATCCGCTGCCACGAGGGTTCGCTGCGCATCGGCGACAAGGTGGTGTTCGGCAAGGACAATGTCGTCAACACCTACCTCGATATCGAGATCGGCGAGTCCACGCTGGTCGCGGACTGGTGCTACATCTGCGATTTCGACCACAAGATGGATGACATCACCATGCCGATCAAGGATCAGGGCATCGTGAAGAGCCCGGTCCGGATCGGCCCCGACACCTGGATCGCCGCCAAGGTGACGGTGCTGCGCGATACCAGGGTCGGCCGCGGCTGCGTGCTCGGCGCGCACGCGGTGGTGAAGGGTGAGATCCCGGACTTCAGCATCGCGGTCGGCGCACCGGCCAAGGTGGTGAAGAATCGCAAGGCGGCCTGGGAGGCGGGCGCCGAAGAACGGGCGAAATACCTTGCGGCGCTTGCGGATATCGAACGCAAGAAAAACGGCACGACGAAGACCGCTTAG
- a CDS encoding DUF1697 domain-containing protein produces MNRYAALLRGIMPSNPNMANAKLRGVFEGLGFENVASLLASGNIVFRAKDTKVPELEARIQRALNKELGIAGGTIIREYEELRALLATDPFPGLTHQRGTYLIATFFKSAEIPTEIPDFDDPAARVVAVDPRARAIMAVIDNSTPRTPDFMAWLEKQYGKEITTRTWLTVQKIVKKLES; encoded by the coding sequence ATGAACCGATACGCCGCCCTGCTGCGCGGGATCATGCCGTCGAACCCGAATATGGCCAATGCCAAACTGCGGGGCGTATTCGAGGGTCTCGGATTCGAGAACGTCGCCTCGCTGTTGGCGAGCGGGAACATAGTTTTCCGCGCGAAGGATACGAAGGTGCCCGAACTGGAGGCGCGAATCCAGCGGGCGCTCAATAAGGAACTCGGCATCGCGGGCGGCACGATCATCCGCGAATACGAGGAGCTGCGAGCGCTACTGGCCACCGACCCCTTTCCGGGCCTTACCCACCAGCGCGGCACCTACCTCATCGCGACATTCTTCAAGTCCGCCGAAATCCCCACCGAAATACCGGATTTCGACGACCCCGCGGCCCGTGTCGTCGCCGTCGACCCGAGGGCCCGCGCCATCATGGCGGTGATCGACAACAGCACACCGCGCACACCCGATTTCATGGCCTGGCTGGAGAAGCAGTACGGCAAGGAGATCACCACCCGCACCTGGCTAACCGTCCAGAAGATCGTCAAGAAGCTGGAGAGCTAG
- a CDS encoding PQQ-binding-like beta-propeller repeat protein, whose product MWRPSRVRAALSLAAAGVFALSGCGSTTIDDITAGPGNGWPAAHHDGRNSGTSPVTGSRKVALSWTRPVGGPIAQPVSIGPDGQMFVTTDTSNCMLFSFQMLTGRKRFCSLLGPGAIWAPTLADAVDNVYVGDDGAMNSFNYLGQPRWRTPVAGVPISAQFTPDSNVVSITQTGQIDVLSRQTGDRVTPTLQLLGDPDPLAYPDLTRPAASQGLDDCRTGGPQCPVANTSAIDPKTGRFYVTLWRPGKPTAELVALRYGNGRVEQQWTADMLTNGSATAPALSADGATIYVGDNSNRLIAVDTANGQTRWAQQLEFTPRGGISVSDNGLIIPSGDDGYLFAMRDKGDHAETVWERKDLALRGTPVQTAGNTGYTVAAIGDGLNLTTFDTKSGTTIDSEVLPGAQGSTTGTSIGAEGEIVIATRIGEVFVFKPQH is encoded by the coding sequence GTGTGGCGACCGTCCCGGGTGCGGGCGGCACTTTCACTGGCCGCCGCCGGGGTGTTCGCGCTATCCGGTTGCGGCAGCACCACCATCGACGACATCACCGCGGGCCCCGGAAACGGTTGGCCCGCCGCCCATCACGACGGTCGCAACAGCGGGACGAGTCCGGTCACCGGATCGCGCAAGGTGGCGCTCAGCTGGACCCGTCCGGTCGGCGGTCCCATCGCCCAGCCGGTGAGCATCGGGCCGGACGGGCAGATGTTCGTCACCACCGATACGTCGAACTGCATGCTCTTCTCCTTCCAAATGCTCACCGGCCGTAAACGGTTCTGCAGTCTGCTCGGTCCCGGCGCGATCTGGGCGCCGACCCTGGCCGACGCCGTCGACAACGTGTACGTCGGTGACGACGGCGCGATGAACTCCTTCAACTACCTCGGGCAGCCGCGGTGGCGCACACCCGTTGCGGGCGTACCGATTTCGGCGCAGTTCACCCCCGACAGCAATGTCGTCTCGATCACCCAGACCGGTCAGATCGACGTACTGAGCAGGCAGACCGGTGACCGGGTCACGCCGACGCTGCAACTGCTCGGCGATCCGGATCCGCTGGCCTACCCGGACCTGACCCGCCCGGCCGCGAGCCAGGGCCTCGACGACTGCCGCACCGGCGGGCCGCAGTGCCCCGTCGCCAACACCTCCGCGATCGATCCGAAGACTGGCCGGTTCTATGTGACGCTGTGGCGTCCCGGCAAACCCACCGCCGAGCTGGTGGCGTTGCGCTACGGAAACGGCAGGGTGGAGCAGCAGTGGACCGCCGACATGTTGACCAATGGCAGCGCGACCGCACCGGCGCTGTCCGCCGACGGCGCGACGATCTACGTCGGCGACAACAGCAACCGGCTCATCGCCGTCGACACTGCCAACGGGCAGACCCGCTGGGCGCAGCAGCTGGAATTCACCCCGCGCGGCGGGATTTCGGTCTCCGACAACGGGCTGATCATCCCCTCCGGCGACGACGGCTACCTCTTCGCCATGCGCGATAAGGGCGACCACGCCGAAACCGTCTGGGAGCGTAAGGATCTCGCCCTGCGCGGCACCCCGGTGCAGACGGCGGGCAATACCGGGTACACGGTGGCCGCCATTGGCGACGGACTGAATCTGACCACCTTCGACACCAAATCCGGAACCACCATCGACTCCGAGGTGCTCCCCGGCGCACAGGGCAGCACCACCGGCACGTCGATCGGCGCGGAGGGCGAGATAGTCATCGCCACCCGGATCGGTGAGGTGTTCGTCTTCAAACCGCAGCACTGA
- a CDS encoding NUDIX hydrolase — MLVRDGAHGPEVFLQRRVGAMAFAAGMTVFPGGGVDPTDGTADIAWAGPEPAWWARHFGTSEPRAKALVCAAVRETFEECGVLLAGPTADTVVSETAGFRDARGHLERRELSLAGFLAEQRLVLRADLLRPWANWITPVVEPRRYDTRFFVAVLPEGQQADGATTEAADVHWRTPAEALAQWRAGNDILLPPTWSALVALSEFASTADILAAEREIAPIMPELVGANGQQRLRFPNDERYFADLPDVKRLKGSAR; from the coding sequence ATGCTGGTGCGCGACGGCGCGCACGGCCCCGAGGTCTTCCTGCAGCGCCGGGTCGGCGCCATGGCCTTCGCCGCGGGTATGACGGTATTTCCGGGCGGGGGCGTCGATCCCACCGACGGCACCGCCGATATCGCCTGGGCCGGACCCGAACCCGCTTGGTGGGCACGGCATTTCGGGACATCGGAACCGCGCGCCAAGGCGCTGGTGTGCGCGGCGGTGCGGGAGACGTTCGAGGAATGCGGGGTGCTGCTGGCCGGGCCGACCGCCGATACCGTCGTCTCCGAAACCGCCGGATTCCGGGACGCCAGAGGACATTTGGAGCGCCGGGAACTCTCGCTGGCCGGTTTCCTCGCCGAACAGCGGCTGGTGTTGCGCGCGGATCTGCTTCGGCCGTGGGCGAATTGGATCACCCCGGTGGTGGAGCCGCGCCGCTACGACACCCGGTTCTTCGTCGCGGTGCTGCCCGAAGGACAGCAGGCGGACGGCGCGACCACCGAGGCCGCCGATGTCCATTGGCGCACCCCGGCCGAGGCGCTGGCACAGTGGCGGGCAGGTAACGACATCCTGCTGCCGCCCACCTGGTCGGCGCTGGTCGCGCTGAGCGAATTCGCTTCTACCGCGGACATTCTCGCGGCGGAACGGGAGATCGCCCCGATCATGCCGGAACTCGTCGGCGCCAATGGGCAGCAGCGGCTCCGGTTCCCGAATGACGAGCGGTACTTCGCGGACCTGCCGGACGTGAAGCGGCTCAAGGGGTCCGCGCGCTGA
- a CDS encoding THUMP-like domain-containing protein encodes MGYGFSRADVTYLAGAAGALAEVDELELTPATHLRDLERVRRAHGAHAPALVETVRLRRRAAAKLADARGWLFTDDALQQATPTAVARHRAARLAGRAVHDVTCSIGAELAELLRVCPAVLGSDLDPVRLAMAAHNLGAARNVLLAKADALIPVSRGTVVVADPARRADGRRTHDPAKLQPPLPDLLAAYPGRDLAVKCAPGLDFGALDWAGEVEVVSLDGAVREACLWSPGFAESSITRRATVLRSGGVMETFTDADPDDIPEQAPGEWIIDPDGAVVRAGLVRHYAAKYGLWQLDPRIAYLTGDSVPAGMRGFRVIDRLDVREKTLRAELRRRDCGQLEILARGVDIDPDQLRRRLKPEGAQPYTLILTRIGRAPTAFLCTAVAASSPAS; translated from the coding sequence GTGGGGTACGGCTTCAGCCGCGCCGATGTCACCTACCTCGCCGGTGCGGCGGGCGCGCTGGCCGAGGTGGACGAGCTGGAGCTGACTCCCGCGACGCATCTGCGCGATCTCGAACGGGTGCGCCGCGCGCACGGTGCGCACGCCCCGGCGCTGGTGGAGACGGTGCGCCTGCGCCGCCGCGCCGCCGCCAAACTGGCGGACGCCCGCGGCTGGCTGTTCACCGACGACGCGCTGCAGCAGGCGACGCCGACAGCGGTGGCCCGGCACCGGGCCGCCCGCCTCGCCGGTCGCGCGGTACACGACGTCACCTGCTCGATCGGCGCGGAACTCGCCGAGCTGCTTCGGGTATGCCCGGCGGTGCTCGGCAGCGATCTGGATCCGGTGCGGCTGGCGATGGCGGCGCACAATCTGGGTGCGGCCCGGAATGTGTTGCTGGCCAAGGCCGATGCGTTGATTCCGGTGAGTCGCGGCACCGTGGTCGTCGCGGATCCGGCGCGTCGCGCCGACGGCAGGCGCACCCACGATCCGGCCAAACTGCAGCCGCCGCTGCCGGATCTGCTCGCCGCCTATCCGGGGCGCGATCTGGCCGTGAAATGCGCTCCCGGTTTGGATTTCGGCGCGCTCGACTGGGCGGGGGAGGTCGAGGTGGTGTCGCTCGACGGGGCCGTCCGGGAGGCGTGCCTGTGGTCGCCCGGATTCGCCGAATCATCGATCACCCGGCGCGCCACCGTATTACGGTCCGGCGGCGTCATGGAGACGTTCACCGACGCCGATCCGGACGATATTCCCGAACAGGCGCCCGGCGAGTGGATCATCGACCCGGACGGCGCCGTCGTGCGCGCCGGTCTCGTCCGCCACTACGCCGCGAAATACGGCCTGTGGCAACTCGATCCGCGCATCGCCTACCTGACCGGTGACAGCGTGCCCGCGGGCATGCGCGGCTTCCGCGTCATCGACCGCCTCGACGTGCGCGAGAAGACCCTGCGCGCGGAACTGCGCCGGCGCGACTGCGGTCAACTCGAAATCCTGGCCCGCGGCGTCGATATCGATCCCGACCAGCTGCGTCGCAGACTGAAACCCGAAGGCGCACAACCCTATACGCTGATTCTCACCAGAATCGGCCGCGCCCCCACGGCATTTCTGTGCACGGCGGTGGCGGCTAGCTCTCCAGCTTCTTGA
- a CDS encoding class I SAM-dependent methyltransferase — protein sequence MTVHPDDPAPNPHATEAEVEAALKDTKLAQVLYHDWEAETYDDKWSISYDERCIEYARGRFDAAVGPAPLPYERALELGCGTGFFLLNLMQAGVARRGSVTDLSPGMVKVALRNAEHLGLDVDGRVADAETIPYEDDTFDLVVGHAVLHHIPDVELALKECLRVLKPGGRFVFAGEPTTVGNFYARWLGRITWKATTQVTKLPFLSGWRRPQEELDESSRAAALEAVVDLHTFDPRDLEAMARSAGAVEVKATTEEFAAALWGWPVRTFEAAVPAEKLTWQYRMAMYRAWLGLSWVDENVMRRIVPRQFFYNAMITGVKPGSADK from the coding sequence ATGACGGTTCACCCCGACGACCCCGCGCCAAACCCGCACGCCACCGAGGCCGAGGTCGAAGCTGCGCTGAAGGATACGAAGCTCGCCCAGGTGCTCTATCACGACTGGGAGGCCGAGACCTACGACGACAAGTGGTCGATCTCCTACGACGAGCGCTGCATCGAGTACGCCCGCGGCCGCTTCGACGCCGCGGTCGGCCCGGCGCCGCTGCCGTACGAGCGCGCGCTCGAACTGGGTTGTGGCACCGGCTTCTTCCTGCTGAACCTGATGCAGGCCGGGGTGGCGCGGCGCGGTTCGGTCACCGACCTGTCGCCGGGCATGGTGAAGGTGGCGCTGCGCAACGCGGAGCACCTGGGCCTCGACGTGGACGGCCGGGTCGCCGACGCTGAGACCATCCCGTACGAGGACGACACCTTCGATCTGGTGGTCGGCCACGCGGTGCTGCACCACATCCCGGATGTCGAACTGGCGCTGAAGGAATGCCTACGGGTGCTCAAGCCCGGCGGGCGTTTCGTCTTCGCGGGTGAGCCGACCACCGTCGGCAATTTCTACGCCCGCTGGCTCGGTCGCATCACCTGGAAGGCCACCACCCAGGTGACCAAGCTGCCGTTCCTGTCCGGCTGGCGGCGGCCGCAGGAGGAGCTCGACGAGTCCTCGCGCGCCGCGGCGCTGGAGGCGGTCGTCGACCTGCACACCTTCGACCCGCGCGACCTGGAGGCGATGGCTCGTTCGGCGGGCGCCGTCGAGGTGAAGGCGACCACCGAGGAGTTCGCGGCGGCATTGTGGGGCTGGCCGGTGCGCACCTTCGAGGCCGCGGTGCCCGCGGAGAAGCTCACCTGGCAGTACCGGATGGCGATGTACCGGGCCTGGCTGGGCCTGAGCTGGGTGGACGAGAACGTGATGCGCCGCATCGTGCCGCGTCAGTTCTTCTACAACGCGATGATCACCGGCGTGAAGCCGGGCTCGGCCGACAAGTAG
- a CDS encoding ABC transporter ATP-binding protein: MERVSQPDPDLLIDFTDVTVRRSGHTLVGPVTWQVELDERWVVLGPNGAGKTTLLRMAAAELHPTSGAAHLLGERIGKVDISELRPRIGLSSAAVASRVPVDEKVADLVVSAGYAVLGRWRERYDEMDTERAIDMLESLGAEHLHDRTYGTLSEGERKRVLIARALMTDPELLLLDEPAAGLDLGGREELVERLGDLAADPDSPAIVLVTHHVEEIPPGFTHGLLLNEGEVVAQGLLTDVLTSENLSDAFRQSIALDKVDGRYFARRAARAGRHRS; encoded by the coding sequence ATGGAGCGCGTGTCGCAACCCGATCCCGATCTGCTCATCGATTTCACCGACGTAACCGTCCGACGCTCGGGGCACACCCTGGTCGGTCCGGTCACCTGGCAAGTCGAACTGGACGAACGCTGGGTGGTGCTCGGCCCCAACGGCGCTGGCAAGACCACGCTGCTGCGGATGGCCGCCGCCGAACTGCATCCGACCTCGGGCGCCGCCCATCTGCTCGGGGAACGCATCGGCAAGGTCGACATCAGCGAGCTACGCCCGCGCATCGGATTGTCCTCGGCCGCGGTGGCCAGCCGGGTGCCGGTGGACGAGAAGGTGGCCGATCTGGTGGTGTCGGCGGGTTACGCGGTGCTCGGGCGGTGGCGGGAGCGCTACGACGAGATGGATACCGAACGCGCCATCGACATGTTGGAAAGCCTAGGCGCCGAACATCTGCACGACCGCACCTACGGCACCCTGTCCGAGGGTGAGCGCAAGCGGGTGCTCATCGCCCGCGCGTTGATGACCGATCCGGAACTGCTGCTGCTCGACGAGCCCGCGGCCGGACTGGATCTCGGCGGTCGCGAGGAGCTGGTCGAGCGGCTCGGCGATCTGGCCGCCGATCCGGATTCGCCGGCGATCGTGCTGGTGACCCATCACGTCGAGGAGATTCCGCCGGGATTCACCCACGGCCTGCTGCTCAACGAGGGTGAGGTGGTGGCGCAGGGGCTGCTCACCGATGTGCTCACCTCGGAGAACCTCAGCGATGCCTTCCGACAATCGATCGCGTTGGACAAGGTGGACGGCCGGTACTTCGCGCGGCGGGCGGCGCGGGCCGGGCGGCATCGTTCCTGA
- a CDS encoding peptidyl-tRNA hydrolase, with the protein MSTIPECTAGLRDGDTANGANSFRVRHAELALGYGGAGDPADPAMVQAMQLVLHLPKADPPPRSALLAAAATATVALCLDERVGPGGEWESRYLAWKRSRIRKVARRARGAQWLAAGEVDGVTVEVDGAQARALVPCAVSEVDQRIRRLQIGGTDLEHDDPGPPTTKLPVLWVNSALGMTLGKAAAQVGHASMLLAGALELDPVCRWAELEFHCAVREADAARWRELTGLVREGAAVAVRDAGFTEVAPGSMTVIAVPAADW; encoded by the coding sequence ATGTCGACGATCCCGGAATGCACGGCCGGGCTCCGGGATGGAGATACAGCCAACGGCGCCAACAGCTTTCGCGTCCGGCACGCGGAGCTGGCGCTCGGCTACGGCGGCGCGGGCGATCCGGCCGACCCGGCCATGGTGCAGGCCATGCAGTTGGTGCTGCACCTGCCCAAGGCCGACCCGCCGCCGCGCAGCGCGCTGCTGGCCGCGGCGGCGACCGCGACGGTCGCGCTGTGCCTGGACGAGCGGGTCGGTCCGGGCGGGGAATGGGAGTCCCGGTATCTGGCCTGGAAGCGGTCCCGGATCCGTAAGGTGGCGCGGCGGGCGCGCGGCGCGCAGTGGCTGGCCGCGGGCGAGGTGGACGGGGTGACCGTCGAGGTGGACGGCGCGCAGGCGCGGGCGCTGGTGCCGTGCGCGGTGAGCGAGGTGGATCAGCGGATCCGGCGGTTGCAGATCGGCGGCACCGATCTCGAACACGACGACCCGGGGCCACCGACTACGAAACTTCCTGTGCTGTGGGTGAATTCGGCGCTCGGGATGACGCTGGGCAAGGCCGCGGCGCAGGTCGGCCACGCGAGTATGCTGCTGGCGGGCGCGCTCGAACTGGATCCGGTCTGCCGCTGGGCCGAGCTCGAATTCCATTGCGCGGTAAGGGAAGCCGATGCCGCGCGGTGGCGAGAGCTGACCGGTCTGGTGCGCGAGGGCGCGGCGGTCGCGGTCCGGGACGCGGGTTTCACCGAGGTGGCGCCCGGTTCGATGACGGTCATCGCGGTACCGGCCGCGGACTGGTGA
- a CDS encoding 1,4-alpha-glucan branching protein domain-containing protein: MSDNVPGQFTLVLHSHLPWLAHHGRWPVGEEWLYQSWAASYLPVVEVLRTLAAEGRSHLLSLGITPVLAAQLDDPHCLAGMHHWLGNWQLRADEAAMSGNVALGGHEHRLAAKALADFELRWRHGAAPVWRELIDAEAIELLGGPLAHPFQPLLDPRLREFELREGLADARARWGHTPTGIWAPECGFTPGMEFGYAAAGVTHFMVDGPALRGDTTVGRPVRDSDVVAFGRDLQVSYRVWSPKSGYPGHGAYRDFHHYDHATGLKPSRVTGKTVAGPDKAPYDPELAAAAVLRDVDDFVQTVRERLISESARIGRPALVVAAFDTELFGHWWHEGPQWLARVLRALPEAGITVGTLADARARGFVGTPVELADSSWGSGKDWRVWAGDQVHDLVELNADIVRLTLDTVDKMRAAENSGPALRDPVADQLLREAILTVSSDWAFMVSKDSAAGYARDRAHRHAHAVRELAAAVGAGQLAKARQLTAGWNAADGLFPGLDARRLGATATEHPATAAADQAGAAEGYA, from the coding sequence CGGTCGGCGAGGAGTGGCTGTACCAATCATGGGCCGCCTCTTACCTTCCCGTCGTAGAGGTGCTGAGAACCCTTGCCGCCGAAGGACGTTCACACCTACTGAGCCTCGGGATCACGCCGGTGCTCGCGGCACAGCTGGACGATCCACACTGCCTCGCCGGCATGCACCACTGGCTCGGCAACTGGCAGCTGCGCGCCGACGAGGCGGCGATGAGCGGTAACGTCGCGCTCGGCGGACACGAACATCGTTTGGCCGCAAAGGCTTTGGCTGATTTCGAGCTACGCTGGCGGCACGGCGCCGCACCGGTCTGGCGGGAGCTCATCGATGCCGAGGCGATCGAATTGCTCGGCGGCCCACTGGCACATCCGTTCCAGCCACTGCTCGATCCCCGGCTGCGTGAGTTCGAATTGCGCGAGGGCCTCGCCGACGCCCGCGCCCGCTGGGGTCACACACCCACCGGCATCTGGGCGCCGGAATGCGGCTTCACCCCCGGAATGGAGTTCGGTTACGCCGCCGCCGGTGTGACCCATTTCATGGTCGACGGGCCCGCGCTGCGCGGTGACACCACCGTCGGACGGCCGGTTCGCGACTCCGATGTGGTGGCCTTCGGCCGCGATCTTCAGGTGAGCTACCGGGTCTGGTCGCCGAAGTCCGGCTACCCCGGGCACGGGGCCTACCGTGATTTCCATCACTACGATCACGCGACGGGGCTCAAGCCGTCCCGCGTCACCGGCAAAACCGTCGCCGGACCGGACAAGGCGCCATACGATCCCGAGCTCGCGGCCGCCGCGGTGCTGCGCGATGTCGACGACTTCGTGCAAACCGTCCGCGAACGGTTGATCAGCGAGTCGGCGCGCATCGGCAGACCCGCGCTGGTGGTCGCCGCCTTCGACACCGAACTCTTCGGGCACTGGTGGCACGAGGGGCCGCAGTGGCTCGCGCGGGTGTTGCGGGCGCTGCCGGAGGCCGGGATCACCGTCGGCACGCTGGCCGATGCCAGAGCGCGCGGATTCGTCGGTACCCCGGTCGAATTGGCCGATTCCTCGTGGGGGTCCGGCAAGGACTGGCGGGTCTGGGCCGGGGATCAGGTGCACGATCTGGTCGAACTCAATGCCGATATCGTCCGGCTCACGCTGGACACCGTCGACAAGATGCGCGCCGCCGAGAACTCCGGCCCGGCACTGCGCGATCCGGTCGCCGATCAGTTGCTGCGCGAGGCCATCCTGACCGTCTCCAGCGACTGGGCGTTCATGGTCAGCAAGGATTCCGCCGCCGGATACGCCCGCGATCGCGCGCACCGGCACGCGCACGCCGTCCGCGAGCTCGCGGCCGCCGTCGGCGCGGGCCAACTCGCGAAAGCACGGCAGTTGACGGCAGGATGGAACGCGGCCGACGGACTCTTTCCCGGTTTGGACGCGCGCCGCCTCGGCGCAACGGCCACCGAACACCCGGCAACGGCCGCCGCGGATCAGGCCGGTGCCGCAGAAGGATATGCATGA
- a CDS encoding glycosyltransferase family 4 protein, translating to MKILMVSWEYPPVVVGGLGRHVHHLAVELAAAGNEVVVLSRRPTGTDAATHPTHSFIAEGVLVVAVAEDPPCFDFGEDMLAWTLAMGHAMVRAGVGLGKPGIGDGWTPDVVHAHDWLVAHPAIALAEYYDVPLVSTIHATEAGRHSGWVAGKVNRQVHSVEWWLANESDALITCSTSMQDEVERLYGAERVPMTVIRNGIDVGAWTFRPRAPRTGPPRLLYVGRLEYEKGVQDAIAALPRIRRAHPGTTLTVAGVGTQFEWLRERARVHRVARAVNFVGQLGHAELLGWLHGADAIVLPSRYEPFGIVALEAAAAGTPLVTSTAGGLGEAVIDGVTGASFAPADVDGLVDAVRATLDDPAATQDRAYAARERLTADFAWDVVAAETTQVYTAAKRRVRNPLPRPTIIERPLPERDPK from the coding sequence ATGAAAATCTTGATGGTGTCGTGGGAGTACCCGCCGGTCGTCGTCGGCGGGCTGGGCCGGCACGTGCATCACCTCGCGGTCGAGCTGGCCGCGGCGGGTAACGAGGTGGTCGTGCTCTCGCGCCGGCCCACCGGCACCGACGCCGCGACCCATCCCACCCACTCCTTCATCGCCGAGGGTGTGCTGGTGGTCGCGGTCGCCGAGGATCCGCCGTGCTTCGACTTCGGCGAGGACATGCTCGCCTGGACCCTCGCCATGGGGCACGCCATGGTGCGCGCGGGCGTCGGGCTCGGCAAACCCGGCATCGGCGACGGCTGGACACCCGATGTGGTGCACGCGCACGACTGGTTGGTCGCGCATCCGGCGATCGCGCTGGCCGAGTACTACGACGTGCCGCTGGTGTCGACCATCCACGCCACCGAGGCGGGCAGGCACAGCGGCTGGGTGGCAGGCAAGGTCAACCGGCAGGTCCATTCGGTCGAGTGGTGGCTGGCGAACGAATCCGACGCGCTCATCACCTGCTCGACCTCCATGCAGGACGAGGTGGAGCGGCTGTACGGGGCCGAGCGCGTCCCGATGACGGTGATCCGCAACGGAATCGACGTCGGCGCCTGGACCTTCCGGCCGCGCGCGCCGCGCACCGGGCCGCCGCGGCTGCTCTACGTCGGCAGGCTCGAATACGAGAAGGGCGTGCAGGACGCGATCGCCGCGCTGCCGCGCATCCGTCGCGCCCATCCCGGCACCACGCTCACCGTCGCCGGTGTCGGCACCCAGTTCGAATGGCTGCGCGAGCGGGCCCGGGTGCACCGGGTGGCCAGGGCCGTGAACTTCGTCGGACAGCTCGGCCACGCGGAACTGCTCGGCTGGCTGCACGGCGCCGACGCCATCGTATTGCCCAGCCGCTACGAACCTTTCGGCATCGTCGCACTGGAGGCGGCCGCCGCGGGCACCCCGCTCGTCACCTCCACCGCGGGCGGTCTCGGCGAGGCGGTCATCGACGGCGTCACCGGCGCCTCCTTCGCCCCGGCCGATGTCGACGGTCTCGTCGACGCGGTCCGCGCCACCCTCGACGATCCGGCCGCCACCCAGGACCGCGCATACGCCGCCCGCGAACGCCTCACCGCCGACTTCGCCTGGGACGTCGTCGCCGCCGAAACCACCCAGGTCTACACCGCCGCCAAACGCCGCGTCCGCAACCCCCTCCCCCGCCCCACGATCATCGAACGCCCCCTCCCCGAACGAGACCCCAAGTAA